A stretch of DNA from Pseudomonadota bacterium:
TTCTTCGCGGGTAACTTCCTTCGCCAATAATATCGCCACGATAGAAGGCGGAATGCATTTGACCGGTTTCAAATCCGCCTTGACCAGAACGCTCAATTCATACGCGCGCGAGAGTGGGTTTTTGAAAGAAAAAGACGAGAATTTCGCTGGCGATGATGTCTTGGAAGGAATCACCGCGGTGGTGTCCGTTAAATTAGCCGAGGTTCAATTTGAGGGCCAAACCAAAGCGAAATTGGGAAGCGTGGAAGCGCGCGGAATGGTGGAAACGGTTTTTAGCGAGGCCTTCGCTTTTTTCTTGGAAGAACATCCCGAGGACGCCAAAGCGATAATCAATAAAGTGGCGATTGCGTTGCGCGCGCGCAAAGCGGCGCGCGCGGCAAAAGAAAATGTTTTGCGAAAAGGAGTTTTGGAGGGGATAACTTTGCCGGGGAAATTGGCGGACTGCCAATCCAAAAGTGCACAAGAATCGGAATTATTTATTGTGGAAGGAGATTCTGCTGGTGGTTGTTTTGCTGGGGAGACGAAAGTTGCGTTATTGGACGGAAGGAATGTTTCATTTAAGGAGTTGGTAAAGGAGCATAAAATGGGTAAAGCTAATTATTGTTATACGGCTGGAAAAAATGGCGATATTAAAATCGCTCTCATTGAAAATCCCAGAATAACAAAAAAGAATGCGGAAGTTATAAAAGTGGTCTTAGATAATGCTGAAGAAATCATTTGCACTCCGGAGCATAAATTTATGATGAGAGATGGGGCATATAAAAAAGCAAAAGATTTGAAGAATATAGATTCTTTAATGCCTTTGCGCAGGCAATTATCAAGATTGGGTAAAATCATAAAATTAAATGAAAAAATGGATGTGTATGATTTTGAAGTGAAAGGAACTCATAATTTCGCTTTGGCGAGCGGGGTGTTTGTTCATAATAGCGCAAAACAGGGACGCGATAGACGCACGCAGGCGATTTTGCCTTTGCGAGGCAAGATTTTGAATGTGGAACGAGCGCGCTTGGACAAAATGTTGGCTTCGCAAGAAATTAAAAATTTGGTGATTGCCTTGGGAACCGCAATCGGGGATACTTTTAATATTGAGAAATTGCGTTATCATAAAATTATTATCGCCACCGATGCCGATGTGGATGGCGACCATATTAAAACTTTATTGCTCACTTTATTTTATCGTTATTTCAAACAAATTATAGAAGACGGCTATTTGTTCGTGGCGAAAGCGCCTTTGTATAAAATCAGTCAAGGCAAAAAGGAGATGTATGTTTTTTCGGATAAGGAGAAAGAGGAATATTTGAAAAAGATTGGCGCAGAGAGTATTTTGGATAAGGTTGAAGATTTGGTGAGCGAGGACGAACAGGATGGGGAAGAACTTGTGACCGCACAAAAGAAAACGCCGAAAATATCAATTCAAAGGTATAAGGGTTTGGGTGAAATGAATCCGGATGAATTATTTGAGACAACGATGGATGCCGAGAAAAGAGTTTTGAAGAAAATTTTTATTGAGGACGCGCAACGGGCGGACATCACTTTTGATACTTTGATGGGTGCGCAGGTTGCTCCGCGGAAAGCGTTTATTCAATCCAACGCGACAATCGCGCAAATAGATTTGCACGCGTAAGGTTTTTAGAGTTGGGGTTTGGGTTGAGCAAAAAATTTAGTCTTGATGAGGGGGAAAACAATCCAGAAAAGAGATCCCCCCTATCAAATTACAAATCCAAAATTACAAATCACAAACAAATTACAAATTCAAATACTAAAATCTCAAAGACGGACGGGACGGATTTTGGCTTCGCCAAAATCCGTCATTCAAGCATTAAAATATTAATCATTCAATCAAAATTCAA
This window harbors:
- a CDS encoding DNA topoisomerase IV subunit B — encoded protein: MFFLKDLELELPSTSFYFEGGLLSLVRFHNQYQKAVHKNIFYIEKILNDKGESVEVALQYVDDISSRVTSFANNIATIEGGMHLTGFKSALTRTLNSYARESGFLKEKDENFAGDDVLEGITAVVSVKLAEVQFEGQTKAKLGSVEARGMVETVFSEAFAFFLEEHPEDAKAIINKVAIALRARKAARAAKENVLRKGVLEGITLPGKLADCQSKSAQESELFIVEGDSAGGCFAGETKVALLDGRNVSFKELVKEHKMGKANYCYTAGKNGDIKIALIENPRITKKNAEVIKVVLDNAEEIICTPEHKFMMRDGAYKKAKDLKNIDSLMPLRRQLSRLGKIIKLNEKMDVYDFEVKGTHNFALASGVFVHNSAKQGRDRRTQAILPLRGKILNVERARLDKMLASQEIKNLVIALGTAIGDTFNIEKLRYHKIIIATDADVDGDHIKTLLLTLFYRYFKQIIEDGYLFVAKAPLYKISQGKKEMYVFSDKEKEEYLKKIGAESILDKVEDLVSEDEQDGEELVTAQKKTPKISIQRYKGLGEMNPDELFETTMDAEKRVLKKIFIEDAQRADITFDTLMGAQVAPRKAFIQSNATIAQIDLHA